From a region of the Sinorhizobium sp. B11 genome:
- a CDS encoding ABC transporter ATP-binding protein: MPLSCSQLSVFYGRRKALSGFRLSMEKGEIRALIGPNGSGKSTALQALAGLIKPAEGSAAIEDLSVASMSRRAIARKLAFLPQQPSAPDEMTIAQLVRQGRFSHVGLFRSYDGKDEKAIEWALDSTGLTSLADRALRELSGGERQRAWISAALAQEAGILLLDEPTSFLDIGYQVEILDLIHRLSREKGVTIVMAIHDINQAIAVSDRISLLERGELRFDGEPRALAESGLIEKTFRVKGRFVEVDPDKPPHFDVELTRLARPGA; this comes from the coding sequence ATGCCGCTGAGCTGTTCGCAACTATCTGTTTTCTACGGCCGCCGTAAGGCGCTCAGCGGATTTCGCCTCTCCATGGAAAAAGGCGAAATCCGCGCGCTGATCGGTCCCAATGGCTCAGGCAAGAGCACCGCGCTGCAAGCGCTCGCCGGATTGATCAAACCGGCAGAAGGATCTGCCGCGATCGAGGATCTGTCGGTCGCTTCGATGTCACGGCGCGCCATCGCCCGGAAGCTTGCCTTCCTGCCGCAGCAGCCTTCGGCCCCTGACGAAATGACCATTGCGCAGCTCGTGCGCCAGGGCCGGTTTTCCCATGTCGGCCTGTTTCGCTCTTATGACGGCAAGGACGAAAAGGCCATCGAATGGGCGCTCGACAGCACCGGCCTGACGAGCCTGGCGGACAGGGCACTGCGGGAATTGTCCGGAGGCGAGCGCCAGCGGGCATGGATATCGGCGGCCCTTGCGCAGGAAGCCGGCATCCTGCTCCTCGATGAGCCAACCTCCTTCCTCGACATCGGTTATCAGGTGGAGATCCTCGATCTCATCCACCGCCTCAGCCGGGAAAAGGGCGTCACGATCGTCATGGCGATCCACGACATCAATCAGGCGATCGCCGTCAGCGACCGCATTTCACTTCTCGAGCGGGGAGAATTGCGTTTCGATGGTGAGCCGAGAGCGCTCGCAGAAAGCGGCCTGATCGAAAAAACGTTCCGGGTCAAAGGGCGGTTCGTCGAGGTCGATCCCGACAAGCCGCCGCATTTCGACGTCGAACTTACGCGGCTCGCCCGTCCGGGCGCTTGA
- a CDS encoding iron ABC transporter permease, giving the protein MIMASPAQTRSAAWLLPSGLALVVLSLVAAVFLGVVDIPAADIAAALSGHGSPEARSIIIEIRLPRIVTGILAGIQFAVAGLLLQTITRNPLADPSLMGVSQGATLTVTIFLLFTVYIFEPGSNTLAELPIAWLPAAGLAGGLAAGGIIYLLAFRLDLSPLRITLCGIAIGAVLHALAIGLIAGWGSARIEIILEWLSGSLYARTWDHALFLLPFTIAGLAVLPLIYRPLVLLQLDASVAASFGLSYRRQFSLVLLVSCALAASAVGAVGPIIFIGLVVPHLARFLAGRHFPLVIPLTIVLGAVLVTLGDLVGRLVGGAEEIPIGVVTAILGVPVLLALLRKVP; this is encoded by the coding sequence TCAGGCCTTGCGCTTGTCGTCCTGTCTCTCGTCGCCGCGGTCTTTCTGGGCGTGGTGGATATTCCAGCCGCAGATATCGCCGCCGCCCTGAGCGGACATGGGTCCCCGGAAGCCCGTTCGATCATCATCGAAATCCGCCTGCCGCGGATCGTCACCGGCATATTGGCGGGCATTCAGTTCGCCGTCGCGGGCCTCCTGCTGCAAACCATCACCCGGAACCCTCTTGCAGACCCTTCCCTGATGGGTGTCTCGCAGGGCGCGACGCTGACGGTGACGATATTCCTGCTGTTCACCGTCTATATTTTCGAACCGGGCTCGAACACGCTCGCCGAACTGCCGATCGCATGGCTGCCGGCGGCCGGCCTGGCCGGCGGTCTGGCGGCAGGCGGGATCATTTATCTGCTGGCCTTCCGGCTCGATCTCAGCCCCCTCCGGATCACCCTCTGCGGCATTGCGATCGGAGCGGTTCTGCATGCGCTCGCCATTGGATTGATCGCAGGCTGGGGTTCGGCGAGGATAGAAATCATTCTCGAATGGCTCTCGGGCAGTCTCTATGCCCGCACCTGGGATCACGCGCTCTTTCTCCTGCCGTTCACGATAGCAGGCCTTGCCGTCCTGCCCTTGATCTATCGCCCACTGGTCCTGCTGCAACTGGATGCCTCGGTCGCCGCTTCCTTCGGCCTTTCCTACCGCAGGCAATTCTCCCTGGTGCTTCTGGTGTCCTGCGCTCTTGCGGCAAGCGCGGTCGGCGCAGTCGGCCCCATCATCTTCATCGGGCTTGTCGTCCCCCACCTCGCCCGCTTCCTGGCCGGACGCCATTTCCCGCTGGTCATTCCCCTGACGATCGTCCTCGGCGCGGTTCTCGTCACGCTCGGCGATCTCGTTGGCCGCCTCGTCGGGGGCGCCGAAGAAATCCCGATCGGCGTGGTCACCGCAATCCTCGGCGTGCCCGTTCTTCTTGCCCTTCTCCGCAAAGTTCCCTGA